A single genomic interval of Mycolicibacterium holsaticum DSM 44478 = JCM 12374 harbors:
- a CDS encoding amino acid permease, whose product MTDSPQDERIRDPSLSDALIPLIALALLIGSAIALFGVDALDGPVQVALVLCCAVAALVALKNGHQWSQVQEAGQGALSSITSALFILLAVGALIGTWNLSGTIPTLVYYGIQVLSPGYFSVATAVICGIVALSIGSSWTTAGTVGVGLIGIATMIGVSPAIAAGAVISGAYLGDKLSTAATFAVLGVVGPPVRDTVSEEVELTRLNEIFSINVLNLLPLAAALTSWLLVALLFAADALDFMLDLTAALSLIPYLLAAAYALKLTATRGTYGEGKSVAPDMLVAGIATVYTLFLLYAAGMDKLLLSCILYAPAAALYFKARRERGLRVFHPAEATLFGVIVIGAVVGVVSLATGTLQI is encoded by the coding sequence ATGACGGACTCGCCGCAGGATGAGCGAATTCGTGATCCATCGCTGAGCGATGCACTCATCCCACTGATAGCTCTCGCGCTGCTCATCGGGAGCGCGATCGCGTTGTTCGGCGTCGATGCCCTCGACGGGCCCGTTCAGGTGGCACTCGTATTGTGTTGCGCCGTCGCGGCACTCGTCGCGCTGAAGAACGGACACCAGTGGAGCCAGGTTCAGGAAGCCGGTCAGGGCGCGCTGTCATCGATCACCAGCGCGTTGTTCATCCTGCTGGCCGTCGGTGCCCTGATCGGCACCTGGAATCTGTCCGGGACCATCCCGACCCTCGTTTACTACGGCATTCAGGTGCTCTCCCCGGGCTACTTCTCCGTCGCGACCGCGGTCATCTGCGGCATCGTGGCCTTGTCGATCGGCAGCTCATGGACCACGGCGGGGACTGTGGGTGTCGGGCTGATCGGTATCGCGACGATGATCGGGGTGTCGCCGGCCATCGCGGCAGGCGCGGTGATCTCCGGTGCCTACCTCGGCGACAAGCTTTCTACGGCAGCGACGTTTGCGGTGCTGGGCGTGGTCGGCCCGCCGGTCCGGGACACCGTCAGCGAAGAGGTCGAGCTCACCCGGCTCAACGAGATCTTTTCGATCAACGTGCTCAACCTGCTTCCACTGGCGGCGGCGCTGACCTCGTGGCTGCTGGTGGCGTTGTTGTTCGCAGCCGACGCACTGGATTTCATGTTGGACCTGACCGCCGCCCTGTCCCTGATCCCGTATCTGCTCGCGGCGGCCTATGCGCTGAAGTTGACGGCAACACGCGGGACCTACGGTGAGGGTAAATCGGTGGCGCCCGACATGCTCGTCGCCGGTATCGCGACGGTGTACACGTTGTTCCTGCTCTATGCCGCCGGGATGGACAAGCTGCTGCTGTCCTGCATTCTCTACGCGCCGGCCGCTGCGCTGTACTTCAAGGCACGTCGGGAGCGTGGGCTGCGGGTGTTCCACCCCGCGGAAGCGACATTGTTCGGCGTGATCGTGATCGGCGCGGTGGTGGGGGTGGTGTCCTTGGCTACCGGCACTCTGCAAATCTGA
- a CDS encoding SHOCT domain-containing protein: MSTFWRYLRIQAFVLLCGIVGPIFLVIYFVMGADPMLQWMFWTGLLITAADVLIALGITAVGVQSTAKTAALEQGGVLALAQVVGIQETGTRINEQPLVKLDLQISGPGIAPFASQDRVIASISRLPMITNRKLVALVDPMTSEYQIDWERSSLVSGMMPANFTIAEDNRTYDLTGQAGPLMEILQILKAHHIGLNNMIDLRSNPGARHQVQEVVRRAAAQQTPAQQPPAPVASGPLANPEPSTAQRLQELETLRATGAISEDEYTAKRQKILADL; the protein is encoded by the coding sequence ATGTCCACATTCTGGCGCTACCTCCGCATCCAAGCGTTCGTCCTGTTGTGCGGGATCGTCGGGCCGATCTTCCTGGTCATCTACTTCGTCATGGGTGCCGACCCGATGCTGCAGTGGATGTTCTGGACCGGCCTGCTGATCACCGCCGCTGACGTGTTGATTGCGTTGGGAATCACCGCAGTGGGGGTGCAGTCGACAGCCAAAACCGCCGCGCTCGAGCAGGGCGGGGTGCTGGCGTTGGCGCAGGTCGTCGGCATCCAGGAAACCGGTACACGCATCAACGAACAGCCGCTGGTGAAACTCGATCTGCAGATCTCCGGTCCGGGCATCGCCCCGTTCGCCAGCCAGGATCGGGTAATCGCATCGATCTCCCGGCTACCGATGATCACCAACCGCAAGCTGGTGGCGCTGGTGGATCCGATGACCAGCGAGTATCAAATCGATTGGGAGCGCAGCAGTTTGGTCAGCGGCATGATGCCAGCCAACTTCACCATCGCCGAGGACAACCGGACCTATGACCTCACCGGGCAGGCCGGCCCGCTGATGGAGATTCTGCAGATCCTCAAGGCCCACCACATCGGGCTGAACAACATGATCGATCTGCGGTCCAATCCCGGCGCGCGGCATCAGGTTCAGGAGGTGGTGCGACGCGCGGCGGCTCAGCAAACGCCTGCGCAGCAGCCACCGGCCCCCGTCGCCTCCGGCCCGCTGGCGAACCCGGAACCTTCGACCGCGCAACGCCTTCAGGAGCTGGAGACGTTGCGCGCTACCGGCGCGATCTCCGAGGACGAGTACACCGCCAAGCGACAAAAAATCCTCGCCGATCTGTAG
- a CDS encoding cutinase family protein gives MFGRITRLAGAFALASAAFTGLSVGVSHADPGCPDVHWFGAAGSGQRDGHLSANAGMGDDVYQSYLDLQRLVQRDGRTMTAEAVEYPAVAVPDDGGIGDWLGFMDSVDAGAEALGAQYAAFAQRCPATKVVLAGYSQGAMVVHRNLHALGTNPNMAAVLLIADGDRLPADPTLNIGSVTSVPGAGKGVAQDWPILAGAPAPLPAAVGSRTISVCELGDAVCDYDPDADEVSKVSTLIHTSYTTSAGGYRWTQPLYALLGPAPRTPEAQPVTPLGATQAR, from the coding sequence TTGTTCGGTCGCATCACGAGGCTCGCCGGCGCTTTCGCGCTCGCGAGCGCAGCGTTCACTGGTCTGTCGGTAGGCGTCTCGCACGCCGATCCCGGGTGCCCCGACGTGCACTGGTTCGGCGCCGCAGGCTCCGGTCAGCGCGATGGACATCTGAGCGCGAACGCCGGTATGGGCGACGACGTCTACCAGTCCTATCTGGACCTGCAGCGGTTGGTGCAGCGCGACGGGCGCACGATGACGGCCGAGGCCGTGGAGTACCCCGCGGTGGCGGTGCCCGACGACGGCGGCATCGGCGACTGGCTCGGCTTCATGGACAGTGTCGACGCCGGCGCTGAGGCGCTCGGCGCTCAGTACGCGGCCTTCGCCCAGCGTTGCCCAGCCACCAAGGTGGTGCTCGCGGGCTACTCCCAGGGCGCGATGGTGGTGCACCGCAACCTGCACGCGCTCGGCACGAACCCGAACATGGCGGCGGTGTTGCTCATCGCCGACGGTGACCGCCTGCCCGCCGACCCCACGCTCAACATCGGCTCGGTCACGTCGGTGCCCGGCGCCGGAAAGGGCGTCGCGCAGGACTGGCCCATCCTCGCCGGTGCGCCCGCGCCGCTGCCCGCGGCCGTTGGCAGCCGCACGATCAGCGTGTGCGAACTCGGCGACGCGGTCTGCGACTACGACCCGGATGCCGATGAGGTGTCCAAGGTTTCGACGCTCATCCACACCAGCTACACCACCTCCGCGGGTGGGTACCGCTGGACGCAGCCGCTCTACGCCCTCCTGGGGCCCGCGCCAAGGACACCCGAGGCGCAGCCGGTCACCCCGCTGGGAGCGACCCAGGCCCGGTAG
- a CDS encoding TetR/AcrR family transcriptional regulator, whose product MPKSERRALILDAAREVFLSNGVGAARVADIADAAGVNSALMYQHFSSKEELFSEAVVFPLEQLLARIVQEARELSKGGAADVPERTTEKFIKEVLSLMVELNPLFGIVLFSDPDAGKAFYRDRLEPSLAGLMNWIERALPGWQHNEFDPRQMTLAVFGMCWFIALDSSMRGEQLDVSAAAKQLTTFLFNGVLGPRPSA is encoded by the coding sequence ATGCCGAAATCTGAGCGGCGCGCATTGATCCTGGATGCCGCAAGGGAGGTATTTCTGAGCAACGGTGTCGGCGCGGCCCGCGTCGCCGACATCGCCGACGCCGCCGGGGTCAATTCGGCGCTGATGTATCAGCACTTCAGTTCCAAGGAAGAGTTGTTCAGTGAGGCCGTGGTCTTCCCGCTCGAACAGTTGCTGGCCCGCATCGTGCAGGAGGCTCGTGAACTGTCCAAGGGTGGCGCGGCTGACGTGCCCGAGCGCACCACGGAGAAGTTCATCAAAGAGGTCTTGAGTTTGATGGTCGAACTGAACCCGCTGTTCGGAATAGTGTTGTTCAGCGATCCCGACGCCGGCAAGGCGTTCTATCGAGATCGTCTGGAGCCCAGCCTGGCTGGGCTGATGAACTGGATAGAACGGGCGCTGCCGGGGTGGCAGCACAACGAGTTCGATCCGCGCCAGATGACACTGGCGGTGTTCGGGATGTGTTGGTTCATCGCCTTGGACAGCAGTATGCGCGGAGAGCAGCTCGACGTCTCCGCGGCGGCCAAGCAGTTGACGACGTTCCTGTTCAACGGAGTTCTTGGCCCGCGCCCCAGCGCCTGA
- a CDS encoding SDR family NAD(P)-dependent oxidoreductase produces MSRVALVTGAGAGVGRAAALRLVRDRQVHTVLVNDIDPDAAERVASEVTELGGSGVAAVGDVTSWDTVCSIVESHGPVDVLVNNAGVPLIGAEPIAFTQTEPDQWEPWLRLNLDAVMYCTRAVLPGMLASRWGRIITVISDAARVGESGLAVYSAAKAGAAGFTRAVAREVGRGGITCNCVALGTLKHGRVAQFITEDMERKLLRAYPAARLGTPEDAAAMIAFLASADSEWITGQTYPVNGGFSMAV; encoded by the coding sequence ATGTCGCGGGTTGCGTTGGTGACCGGTGCAGGCGCGGGGGTTGGGCGGGCGGCCGCATTGCGGCTGGTCCGTGACCGCCAAGTTCACACGGTCCTGGTGAACGACATCGACCCGGATGCCGCCGAACGGGTGGCAAGCGAGGTAACCGAACTCGGCGGATCAGGTGTCGCCGCAGTGGGAGATGTCACCTCATGGGACACCGTCTGCTCGATAGTCGAAAGCCATGGTCCAGTCGACGTGCTGGTAAACAATGCTGGAGTTCCGCTAATCGGCGCTGAGCCAATAGCTTTCACACAAACCGAACCGGACCAGTGGGAGCCGTGGCTGCGGCTGAATCTCGACGCCGTCATGTACTGCACCCGAGCGGTGTTGCCAGGGATGCTGGCAAGTCGGTGGGGCCGGATCATCACGGTCATCTCCGACGCCGCCCGGGTCGGCGAAAGCGGCCTCGCCGTGTACTCCGCCGCGAAAGCGGGAGCGGCAGGTTTCACCCGGGCGGTGGCGCGTGAAGTGGGTCGCGGGGGCATCACGTGCAATTGCGTGGCGCTCGGGACCCTCAAGCACGGCCGCGTCGCACAGTTCATCACCGAAGACATGGAACGCAAGCTCCTGCGCGCCTATCCGGCGGCACGTCTCGGAACACCCGAAGACGCCGCTGCCATGATCGCATTTCTCGCCAGTGCCGACAGTGAATGGATCACGGGCCAAACGTATCCGGTAAACGGCGGCTTCTCGATGGCGGTATGA
- a CDS encoding enoyl-CoA hydratase/isomerase family protein — MSMADSHGPVVVDQRDHALYVRLNRPQAGNALDWSTFEGLHAAFNRLNDDPDVRVGVLTGTGDEIFCAGADLKSLPREVAEKRKQGIPLPDTIMHNLRVRKPLLCVLNGDAHGGGAELAIACDMRIAADHVRIALPEARVGMIPAGGATYRLPQLIGRGRALRMMMTGEPVSATDAYNWGLVDRVVPRTGLADATTECVTAILGSAPLAVQTIKELVDTSATAISELIDAEAKAIARIQRTADAAEGTRAFLERRPPAWCGK, encoded by the coding sequence ATGAGCATGGCGGATAGTCACGGTCCAGTCGTCGTCGACCAACGCGATCATGCCCTATACGTCCGGCTGAACCGCCCACAAGCGGGTAACGCGCTGGACTGGAGCACATTTGAGGGTCTGCATGCGGCGTTCAACAGGCTCAATGACGATCCCGATGTGCGGGTAGGCGTGTTGACCGGCACCGGAGACGAGATATTCTGCGCCGGTGCGGATTTGAAGTCGCTGCCGCGGGAAGTCGCCGAGAAGCGCAAGCAAGGGATACCGCTACCAGACACCATCATGCACAACCTGCGGGTGCGCAAACCGTTGCTGTGTGTGCTCAATGGGGACGCCCACGGAGGCGGCGCAGAACTCGCGATCGCCTGTGACATGCGCATTGCAGCCGACCATGTGCGGATCGCACTGCCTGAGGCCCGCGTGGGCATGATCCCTGCGGGCGGTGCTACATACCGGTTGCCGCAGTTGATCGGCAGAGGTAGAGCCCTGCGCATGATGATGACCGGCGAGCCGGTATCGGCGACGGACGCCTACAACTGGGGCCTGGTGGACCGCGTCGTTCCGCGCACGGGACTGGCCGACGCGACGACTGAGTGCGTCACGGCGATCCTCGGGAGTGCGCCGCTGGCGGTCCAGACCATCAAAGAGCTTGTCGACACATCGGCGACAGCGATTTCCGAGTTGATCGATGCCGAGGCAAAAGCCATCGCGCGCATCCAGCGAACGGCGGATGCGGCAGAGGGAACACGCGCGTTCCTGGAACGACGTCCGCCGGCGTGGTGCGGAAAATGA
- a CDS encoding zinc ribbon domain-containing protein yields MNPPFDPTVLQIEGETVVLRGSECIGCTALLFPARAVCARCGEQTRDCLLPTTGVVRTWCGMSIPLPGVASPANIARVELAPSLIVQGVLDGEADIGDRVVLVPTLIAAGQEAYTGYGFTRSDHE; encoded by the coding sequence ATGAATCCGCCCTTCGATCCCACTGTTCTGCAAATCGAGGGCGAGACCGTGGTACTGCGCGGTTCAGAGTGCATCGGTTGCACTGCACTGCTGTTCCCCGCCCGCGCGGTGTGCGCGCGCTGTGGCGAACAGACCCGCGACTGTTTACTCCCGACGACCGGGGTGGTCCGGACCTGGTGCGGCATGTCGATACCGCTGCCCGGCGTCGCCTCGCCGGCCAACATCGCCCGGGTCGAGCTGGCCCCGTCCCTGATCGTGCAAGGCGTTCTCGACGGTGAAGCCGACATCGGCGACCGGGTCGTGCTGGTACCGACCCTGATTGCGGCAGGCCAAGAGGCCTATACCGGATACGGTTTCACCCGGAGTGATCATGAATGA